A genome region from Oxyura jamaicensis isolate SHBP4307 breed ruddy duck chromosome 25, BPBGC_Ojam_1.0, whole genome shotgun sequence includes the following:
- the C25H1orf43 gene encoding protein C1orf43 homolog has translation MAGAGSNWLSGVNVVLVMAYGSLVFVLLFIFVKRQIMRFAMKSRRGPHVPVGQHAPKDLKEEIDIRLSRVQDIKYEPRLLAEDDSRLLQLETQGCYNYLYRMKALDAIRTSEIPFHADGRYPKALIGKNFCAYLLELRNSSASFKGIRKALIDSLLDGYESARYGTGVFGKPEYLKYQDALNELANMTKARGGSSQRQHQSAAKDLTLSPEVSNPATIQVTYLPSSQKSKRAKHFLELKSFKDNYNTLESTL, from the exons atGGCGGGGGCCGGCAGCAACTGGCTGTCGGGGGTCAACGTGGTGCTCGTCATGGCCTACGGCAGCCTG GTCTTCGTGCTGCTGTTCATCTTCGTGAAACGCCAGATCATGCGCTTCGCCATGAAGTCCCGCCGCGGCCCCCACGTCCCGGTTGGGCAGCACGCGCCCAAG gatttaaaggaagaaatcGACATTCGGCTGTCACGGGTGCAAGACATCAAGTACGAGCCCCGGCTGCTAGCCGAGGACGACAGCAGACTTCTGCAGCTGGAGACACAAG GCTGCTACAACTACCTGTACAGGATGAAGGCGCTGGATGCAATCAGGACGTCTG AAATACCGTTTCACGCGGACGGGAGGTACCCCAAGGCTTTAATAGGGAAGAACTTCTGTGCCTACCTGCTGGAGCTGAGGAATTCCAGCGCCTCCTTCAAAGGCATCCGCAAAGCCTTGATCGACTCCTTGCTGGACGGGTACGAGAGCGCCCGCTACGGCACCGGG GTCTTTGGGAAGCCAGAATATCTGAAGTACCAGGATGCTCTGAACGAGCTGGCAAACAT GACCAAGGCgcggggaggcagcagccagcggCAGCACCAGTCGGCAGCCAAGGACCTCACGCTCTCGCCCGAAGTCTCCAACCCCGCCACCATCCAGGTCACCTACCTGCCTTCCAGCCAGAAGAGCAAACGTGCCAAACACTTCCTGGAGCTGAAGAGCTTCAAGGACAACTACAACACGCTGGAGAGCACCCTGTGA
- the C25H1orf189 gene encoding uncharacterized protein C1orf189 homolog isoform X2 has product MPRASGCQEPFPAGSKAAAVTMGLSPRCRPGDGDAGSGNGANGPAGAGGGCGVPTAPAMAAATGQTLSLRQEQVLAKERACAEGLRSWGQAAGEHPQRQERIWAMSLGALRGSLAVELCLASKEQTTVRRAALRRLLHEEQQQHQRELRQLGKAFYVERL; this is encoded by the exons ATGCCACGGGCCTCTGGCTGCCAGGAGCCCTTCCCTGCGGGATCCAAGGCAGCAGCGGTCACCATGGGGCTGTCACCGCGCTGCCGCCCTGGTGACGGCGACGCCGGTTCCGGGAACGGTGCTAACGGCccggctggggcagggggcggTTGTGGGGTCCCCACGGCACCAGCCATGGCTGCGGCGACCGGTCAGACCCTGTCCCTGCGGCAGGAGCAG GTCCTGGCGAAGGAGAGAGCCTGCGCCGAGGGGCTGCGGAG ctgggggcaggCGGCTGGGGAGCACCCCCAGCGCCAGGAGCGGATCTGGGCCATGTCCCTCGGGGCGCTGCGGGGGAGCCTGGCGGTGGAGCTGTGCCTGGCCTCCAAGGAGCAAACCACG GTCCGACGGGCCGCCCTGCGCCGGCTCCTCcatgaggagcagcagcagcaccagcggGAGCTGCGGCAGCTCGGGAAGGCTTTCTACGTGGAGCGGCTCTGA
- the C25H1orf189 gene encoding uncharacterized protein C1orf189 homolog isoform X1: MPRASGCQEPFPAGSKAAAVTMGLSPRCRPGDGDAGSGNGANGPAGAGGGCGVPTAPAMAAATGQTLSLRQEQVGAVTVLHPRRMGKARAGSSPPPMCWLLQVLAKERACAEGLRSWGQAAGEHPQRQERIWAMSLGALRGSLAVELCLASKEQTTVRRAALRRLLHEEQQQHQRELRQLGKAFYVERL, encoded by the exons ATGCCACGGGCCTCTGGCTGCCAGGAGCCCTTCCCTGCGGGATCCAAGGCAGCAGCGGTCACCATGGGGCTGTCACCGCGCTGCCGCCCTGGTGACGGCGACGCCGGTTCCGGGAACGGTGCTAACGGCccggctggggcagggggcggTTGTGGGGTCCCCACGGCACCAGCCATGGCTGCGGCGACCGGTCAGACCCTGTCCCTGCGGCAGGAGCAGGTGGGGGCGGTCACTGTCCTGCATCCCCGTCGCATGGGGAAAGCCCGGGCAGGTTcgagccccccccccatgtGTTGGTTGCTGCAGGTCCTGGCGAAGGAGAGAGCCTGCGCCGAGGGGCTGCGGAG ctgggggcaggCGGCTGGGGAGCACCCCCAGCGCCAGGAGCGGATCTGGGCCATGTCCCTCGGGGCGCTGCGGGGGAGCCTGGCGGTGGAGCTGTGCCTGGCCTCCAAGGAGCAAACCACG GTCCGACGGGCCGCCCTGCGCCGGCTCCTCcatgaggagcagcagcagcaccagcggGAGCTGCGGCAGCTCGGGAAGGCTTTCTACGTGGAGCGGCTCTGA